The following proteins are encoded in a genomic region of Acidobacteriota bacterium:
- a CDS encoding SDR family NAD(P)-dependent oxidoreductase — protein sequence MSHRFDDRVAIVTGAGNGLGRSHALGLAARGAKVVVNDLGGARDGTGASSTAAQEVVEEIRSQGGDALANGADVTDVEQVEAMVREAEERWGRVDVLVNNAGILRDKSFQKMTLEDFRMVVDVHLMGSVHCTKAAWPGMRERGYGRIAMTTSSTGLYGNFGQANYGAAKLALVGLMNTLVQEGKKYDIRVNCLAPCAATRMTEDLMGPEILALLDPAAVTAGLLVLVGEAAPNRTVLCAGAGVYSTTTLFESRGVHIEPQDWSPEAVAARWDEITAQEGQLVHKAGFDQTQHQLTTAAKARGLDLGGGS from the coding sequence ATGAGCCATCGATTCGATGATCGCGTCGCCATCGTCACCGGAGCCGGCAACGGCCTCGGCCGCTCCCATGCCCTCGGCCTCGCCGCCCGCGGCGCCAAAGTGGTGGTCAACGACCTCGGCGGAGCCCGGGACGGCACCGGCGCTTCGAGCACGGCGGCCCAGGAAGTGGTCGAAGAGATCCGCTCGCAGGGTGGGGATGCCCTCGCCAACGGTGCCGACGTCACCGATGTCGAGCAGGTCGAGGCGATGGTGCGGGAGGCCGAGGAGCGCTGGGGCCGGGTCGACGTGCTGGTCAACAACGCCGGCATCCTGCGCGACAAGAGCTTCCAGAAGATGACCCTGGAGGACTTCCGGATGGTGGTCGATGTCCACCTGATGGGCAGCGTCCACTGCACCAAGGCGGCGTGGCCCGGCATGCGCGAGCGCGGCTACGGCCGCATCGCCATGACCACCTCCTCGACCGGCCTCTACGGCAACTTCGGCCAGGCCAACTACGGCGCCGCCAAGCTCGCCCTGGTGGGTTTGATGAACACGCTGGTGCAGGAGGGCAAGAAGTACGACATTCGGGTCAACTGCCTGGCGCCCTGCGCCGCCACCCGCATGACTGAGGACCTGATGGGGCCGGAGATTCTCGCCCTGCTCGATCCCGCCGCGGTCACCGCCGGCCTGCTGGTGCTGGTCGGTGAAGCAGCGCCCAATCGCACCGTGCTGTGTGCCGGCGCCGGGGTCTACTCCACCACCACGCTGTTCGAATCCCGCGGCGTCCACATCGAGCCGCAGGATTGGTCGCCGGAGGCGGTCGCAGCGCGCTGGGACGAGATCACCGCGCAGGAAGGTCAGCTGGTGCACAAGGCGGGCTTCGACCAGACGCAGCATCAGCTCACCACCGCCGCCAAGGCCCGCGGCCTCGACCTCGGCGGCGGCTCGTGA
- a CDS encoding SDR family oxidoreductase — protein MRVDGKVVLITGGAHGIGRALAERFHREGAQVAVADLDGDAAQAVAEGISGLALSTDVTEEDSLRQAVATTEAELGPIDLLCSNAGFGYSDAPGWMSTSQTNDQWDKIWRVNVMSHVWGARAVLPGMIRRGAGWLLNTVSAAGLLNQIGDAAYGTTKHAAIGFAENLAITHGEQGIGVSVLCPQGVRTNLLTQSLHEIPIRAASYDGVIEPEAVADAVVAGLEEERFLILPHPQVADYMRHKAADYDRWLRAMRRLRREIVPSDDLMRLST, from the coding sequence TTGCGGGTAGACGGCAAGGTGGTGCTGATCACCGGCGGCGCCCACGGCATCGGCCGGGCACTGGCGGAGCGCTTCCATCGCGAAGGCGCGCAAGTCGCGGTGGCGGATCTCGATGGCGACGCGGCGCAAGCGGTCGCCGAGGGCATCTCCGGCCTCGCTCTGTCCACCGACGTCACCGAAGAGGACAGCCTGCGCCAAGCCGTCGCCACCACCGAGGCGGAGCTGGGCCCGATCGACCTGCTGTGCTCGAACGCCGGCTTCGGCTACTCCGACGCCCCCGGTTGGATGTCGACCTCGCAGACCAACGACCAGTGGGACAAGATCTGGCGGGTCAACGTCATGTCCCACGTCTGGGGCGCCCGCGCCGTGCTGCCGGGGATGATTCGCCGCGGCGCTGGCTGGCTCCTCAACACGGTTTCGGCGGCAGGGCTCCTCAACCAGATCGGCGATGCCGCCTACGGCACCACCAAGCATGCCGCCATCGGCTTCGCCGAGAACCTGGCGATCACCCACGGTGAGCAGGGCATCGGTGTGTCGGTGCTCTGCCCCCAGGGGGTGCGCACCAACCTGCTGACCCAGTCCCTGCACGAGATTCCGATCCGCGCCGCCAGCTACGACGGCGTCATCGAGCCAGAGGCAGTGGCCGACGCCGTCGTCGCCGGCCTCGAGGAAGAGCGCTTCCTCATCCTGCCGCACCCGCAGGTGGCCGACTACATGCGCCACAAGGCCGCCGACTACGATCGCTGGCTGCGCGCCATGCGGCGGCTGCGGCGCGAGATCGTGCCCTCCGACGACTTGATGCGGCTCAGTACATAG
- a CDS encoding MaoC family dehydratase, producing the protein MPKLVPKDELLQMAGQPLETSAWVKVNQERINLFADATDDHQFIHVDPERAAQTPFGSTIAHGFLTLSLLPHLAEETSVWPENTQMGINYGLNKVRFLQPVKAGSEVRLHSKIASVVEKRAGHLLITTEVQVEIKGEDKPALLAETLALFILA; encoded by the coding sequence ATGCCCAAGCTGGTACCGAAGGACGAGCTGCTGCAGATGGCGGGCCAACCACTGGAGACCTCGGCCTGGGTGAAGGTGAACCAGGAGCGCATCAACCTGTTCGCCGACGCCACCGACGATCACCAGTTCATCCATGTCGATCCGGAGCGCGCCGCGCAGACCCCATTCGGCTCCACCATCGCCCACGGCTTCCTCACCCTGTCACTGCTCCCCCACCTCGCCGAGGAGACCTCGGTGTGGCCGGAGAACACCCAGATGGGCATCAACTACGGCCTCAACAAGGTGCGCTTCCTGCAGCCGGTGAAAGCCGGCAGCGAGGTTCGGCTGCATTCGAAGATCGCTTCGGTCGTCGAGAAGCGCGCCGGTCACCTGCTGATCACCACCGAAGTCCAGGTCGAGATCAAGGGCGAGGACAAGCCCGCCCTGCTCGCCGAAACCCTGGCCCTTTTCATCCTCGCCTGA
- a CDS encoding phosphotransferase family protein — MAAPTRDRSAPIRPGEELELDRLTSYLESRIPELSAGPLEVEQFPSGFSNLTYLLRAGAHQWVLRRPPFGARIATAHDMGREFRILEALAPTYGKVPRPVLFCEDETVLGAPFYIMERVEGIILRPHLEPDDAPDSATMGKIAGAFVDTLAELHRVDFAAAGLGDLGRPQGYGERQVAGWTKRWQKARIDDVPAMERTARWLADELPTASEASLVHNDFKYDNLVLAPEDPSQVIAVLDWEMATLGDPLFDLGTTLGYWVDPDDPPALRALALSPTTLPGNPQRREIAEAYARASGRDPGNAVFHYVYGLFKIAVIVQQIYARYRQGHTQDPRFAHLDRAVEACAQTALQAIDRGRIDRLFD; from the coding sequence ATGGCTGCGCCGACCCGTGATCGCTCTGCCCCGATTCGCCCCGGTGAAGAGCTCGAGCTCGACCGCCTCACCAGCTACCTCGAGAGCCGTATCCCCGAGCTTTCCGCAGGCCCTCTCGAGGTCGAGCAGTTCCCCAGCGGGTTCTCGAATCTCACCTATCTACTGCGCGCCGGTGCGCACCAGTGGGTGCTGCGCCGACCACCCTTCGGGGCGCGCATCGCGACCGCCCACGATATGGGCCGCGAGTTCCGCATTCTCGAAGCCCTGGCCCCCACCTACGGCAAGGTGCCTCGGCCGGTGTTGTTCTGTGAGGACGAGACGGTGCTCGGCGCGCCCTTCTACATCATGGAACGGGTCGAGGGGATCATTCTGCGCCCGCACCTCGAGCCCGACGACGCCCCGGATTCCGCCACCATGGGAAAGATCGCCGGAGCCTTCGTCGACACCCTCGCCGAGCTGCATCGGGTGGACTTCGCCGCCGCCGGTCTCGGCGACCTGGGTCGCCCGCAGGGCTACGGCGAGCGCCAGGTCGCGGGCTGGACGAAGCGCTGGCAGAAGGCCCGCATCGACGACGTGCCGGCCATGGAGCGAACCGCTCGCTGGCTCGCCGACGAGCTGCCAACCGCCAGCGAGGCGTCCCTGGTCCACAACGACTTCAAGTACGACAATTTGGTGCTGGCGCCGGAAGACCCGAGCCAGGTGATCGCCGTTCTCGACTGGGAGATGGCCACCCTGGGAGATCCGCTCTTCGACCTCGGCACCACCCTCGGCTACTGGGTCGACCCGGACGATCCGCCGGCACTGCGCGCCCTGGCCTTGAGCCCGACCACTTTGCCCGGCAATCCGCAGCGCCGGGAGATCGCCGAGGCCTACGCCCGGGCCAGCGGCCGAGACCCCGGCAACGCCGTTTTCCACTACGTCTACGGCCTGTTCAAGATCGCCGTCATCGTGCAGCAGATCTATGCCCGTTACCGCCAGGGACACACCCAGGATCCCCGTTTCGCCCATCTCGACCGAGCCGTCGAAGCCTGCGCCCAGACGGCGCTGCAGGCGATCGATCGCGGCCGCATCGACCGACTGTTCGACTAG
- a CDS encoding acyl-CoA dehydrogenase family protein, whose translation MDFEIKAETRERLARIDEFVEQELFPLEERFLSQPFAELLPAVEEKRRQVKELGLWAPGHPREHGGLGLGLVELGLISEALGRSPLGHFTFGCHAPDAGNIEILHQYGSEAQKEQYLDDLIAGRKRSCFSMTEPDMPGSNPVLLETSAVRDGDEWVINGRKWYTTAADGADLAVVMAVTDPDQPRHRRASMILVPADTPGFVHLRRLPVMGEEGDGYFSHSEILYENCRVPVDNLLGPQGQAFVIAQERLGPGRIHHCMRWLGICRRAFDLLCSRATQRTIADGQTLADRELIQAWIAELYGEIRAARLITLHTAWQIEREGWRAAREDISMIKFQVAGTLQKVLDRALQVHGGLGMVDDTPIAWFFRHERAARIYDGPDEVHKLSLARRILRGWR comes from the coding sequence ATGGATTTCGAGATCAAGGCCGAAACCCGCGAGCGCCTGGCGCGCATCGACGAGTTCGTGGAGCAGGAGCTGTTTCCCCTCGAAGAGAGGTTTCTCTCGCAGCCCTTCGCGGAGCTGCTGCCGGCGGTCGAAGAGAAGCGGCGCCAGGTGAAGGAACTGGGCCTGTGGGCGCCGGGGCATCCGCGCGAGCACGGTGGCCTCGGCCTCGGGCTGGTCGAGCTCGGCCTGATCTCCGAAGCACTCGGCCGTTCACCGCTCGGCCACTTCACCTTCGGCTGTCACGCTCCGGACGCCGGCAACATCGAGATCCTGCACCAGTACGGCTCCGAGGCCCAGAAAGAGCAGTATCTCGACGACCTGATCGCCGGCCGCAAGCGGAGCTGCTTCTCGATGACCGAGCCCGACATGCCGGGCTCGAATCCCGTCCTGCTCGAAACCTCCGCCGTTCGCGATGGTGACGAATGGGTGATCAACGGCCGCAAGTGGTACACCACCGCCGCCGACGGTGCCGACCTCGCGGTCGTCATGGCAGTCACTGATCCCGACCAGCCACGGCACCGGCGCGCCAGCATGATCCTGGTGCCCGCCGACACCCCGGGCTTCGTCCACCTGCGCCGCCTGCCGGTGATGGGGGAAGAGGGCGACGGCTACTTCAGCCACTCGGAGATCCTCTACGAAAACTGCCGCGTGCCGGTGGACAACCTCCTCGGCCCGCAAGGCCAGGCCTTCGTCATCGCCCAGGAGCGCCTCGGCCCCGGACGCATCCACCACTGCATGCGCTGGCTAGGCATCTGCCGTCGAGCCTTCGACCTCCTCTGCTCCCGCGCCACCCAGCGCACCATCGCCGACGGCCAGACCCTCGCCGACCGCGAGCTCATCCAAGCCTGGATCGCCGAGCTCTACGGCGAAATCCGCGCCGCCCGACTGATCACTCTCCACACCGCCTGGCAAATCGAGCGCGAAGGCTGGCGGGCGGCGAGGGAAGACATCTCAATGATCAAATTCCAAGTGGCTGGCACCCTGCAGAAAGTGCTCGATCGAGCCCTGCAAGTGCATGGCGGACTCGGCATGGTGGACGACACGCCGATTGCCTGGTTTTTCCGGCACGAGCGGGCGGCGCGAATCTATGACGGGCCGGATGAGGTTCATAAGTTGTCGCTGGCGAGAAGAATATTGCGGGGGTGGCGGTAG